The following proteins are co-located in the Solea solea chromosome 21, fSolSol10.1, whole genome shotgun sequence genome:
- the grnb gene encoding granulin b has translation MVLQMGILVLALLGLSTALVCPDGGMCEDKNTCCKNTEGGYGCCPLPHAECCSDHLHCCYEGTLCDLVHEKCVNKTVSLPWMRRIPPRQALPVSQLSASVKVVVCPGEEASCPDNTTCCSLPGEGWGCCPLPKAVCCEDKRHCCPEGTTCDTTQGMCVSASLESFPMLENLPATLKETIPAQNVGSVTCPGGKSSCPDSYTCCLLTSGDYGCCPYPEAMCCSDHLHCCPSHTVCDLDHGICRTAQSSVPLLKKIPAVPNDVMCPDKAASCPDRTTCCPMTNGSYGCCPMPNAVCCSDLIHCCPEGTQCDLFHITCVMTERDTTVASEVPAAAAAAAAAVTELVMAQKKVGSVPCNDSVACAEGNTCCKRADGEWACCPLSKAVCCEDHEHCCPHGTICNLAASTCDDPARNSAVTPWLHNVPVFPLLADNNKCDPSTSCPGDATCCRTTSGDWACCPLPEAVCCDDHIHCCPHATVCNLEAETCDDVSGSLPSRPWAEKVSALTSEVRSEKCDEQTMCPRGTTCCKRNSGEWACCPLPQAVCCNDHEHCCPKSFTCNVAKQTCDRPGGVSLPWLQKIPTLPSDPVRAVSSSARLSKNMCDSSTSCPRGTTCCFMDGTRKWGCCPLPNAVCCSNGNHCCPFGHTCEPHRSSCSRGPRVIPWFTKLAAVTEPSVVTDVKCDDKSSCASGTTCCKLPTGEWGCCPLVKAVCCADHEHCCPQGYTCNMETGTCEKKNYGGLTHAVPQVRVARPEPAASEEEAGVPCDGTGEFHCSEHDTCCKASASEWACCPSPKAVCCSDSKHCCPAGYTCDLKGGGCTVKSTQSLTWDTFFGDRKRDFLPRGL, from the exons ATG GTGCTTCAGATGGGGATCTTGGTCTTGGCTCTGCTGGGCCTGAGCACAGCACTGGTCTGTCCTGATGGAGGCATGTGTGAGGACAAAAACACCTGTTGCAAGAACACTGAGGGAGGATATGGATGCTGTCCTCTACCACAT GCTGAGTGTTGTTCAGACCACCTCCACTGCTGCTATGAAGGGACCCTGTGTGATCTGGTCCATGAGAAGTGTGTTAATAAGACAGTTTCACTGCCCTGGATGCGCCGGATTCCTCCCAGACAGGCTTTGCCAGTCAGTCAG CTCAGTGCAAGTGTAAAGGTGGTCGTTTGTCCCGGCGAGGAGGCTTCGTGTCCAGATAACACCACTTGCTGTTCGCTTCCTGGTGAAGGTTGGGGCTGCTGTCCATTACCCAAG GCAGTATGCTGTGAGGATAAGCGCCACTGTTGTCCTGAGGGAACAACGTGTGACACCACTCAGGgaatgtgtgtttctgcttcACTAGAGTCCTTCCCCATGCTGGAAAACCTGCCTGCCACACTGAAGGAGACTATTCCAG CTCAGAATGTCGGTTCAGTGACGTGTCCTGGTGGGAAAAGCAGCTGTCCAGACAGTTACACCTGTTGCCTGTTAACCAGTGGAGACTATGGCTGCTGCCCTTACCCAGAG GCCATGTGCTGCAGCGACCATCTCCACTGTTGCCCCAGCCACACAGTGTGCGACCTGGACCATGGCATCTGCAGGACTGCTCAGTCAAGCGTGCCGCTGTTGAAGAAGATCCCCGCTGTCCCCAATGACG TCATGTGTCCAGACAAGGCAGCGTCATGTCCTGATCGGACTACATGCTGCCCGATGACCAATGGCTCGTATGGATGCTGTCCAATGCCTAAT GCCGTCTGTTGTTCAGATCTCATACACTGCTGTCCTGAGGGCACACAGTGCGACCTGTTCCACATCACCTGTGTGATGACTGAGAGAGACACCACTGTGGCCTCTGAggtccctgctgctgctgctgctgctgctgctgctgtgacggAGCTGGTGATGGCACAGAAAAAAG TCGGCTCTGTTCCCTGCAATGACTCTGTGGCCTGTGCTGAAGGAAACACTTGCTGTAAAAGGGCGGATGGAGAATGGGCCTGTTGTCCTTTATCTAAG gCCGTGTGTTGCGAGGACCACGAGCATTGCTGTCCCCACGGCACCATTTGTAACCTGGCAGCCTCCACGTGCGACGACCCGGCACGCAACAGCGCCGTGACGCCGTGGCTTCACAACGTGCCCGTCTTCCCTTTACTGGCCGACAACAACAAGTGTGACCCGTCCACATCGTGCCCTGGAGACGCCACGTGCTGCAGGACGACAAGTGGGGACTGGGCCTGTTGTCCTCTGCCTGAG GCCGTGTGCTGTGACGACCACATCCACTGCTGCCCTCACGCCACCGTCTGCAACCTGGAGGCTGAGACCTGTGACGACGTGTCGGGCTCTTTACCGTCCCGTCCCTGGGCGGAGAAGGTGTCCGCTCTGACCTCGGAGGTCCGGAGTGAGAAATGCGACGAGCAAACCATGTGTCCGAGAGGCACCACCTGCTGTAAGAGAAACTCTGGAGAGTGGGCCTGCTGCCCTTTACCTCAG GCCGTGTGCTGTAACGACCACGAGCACTGCTGCCCCAAAAGCTTCACGTGTAACGTGGCGAAGCAGACGTGTGACAGGCCCGGGGGCGTGAGTCTGCCCTGGCTGCAGAAGATACCGACCCTGCCGAGTGACCCCGTCCGGGCCGTTTCCAGCTCGGCTCGGCTTTCCAAGAACATGTGTGATTCCTCCACCAGCTGCCCCCGCGGTACGACCTGCTGCTTCATGGACGGGACCCGAAAGTGGGGCTGCTGCCCTCTGCCAAAC GCCGTCTGCTGCAGCAACGGAAACCACTGCTGCCCCTTTGGTCACACCTGTGAACCTCACCGGTCGTCCTGCTCCAGAGGTCCGCGCGTTATTCCCTGGTTCACCAAACTCGCCGCGGTCACTGAGCCCAGCGTCGTGACCGATGTCAAGTGTGATGACAAAAGCAGCTGTGCTTCAGGGACGACCTGCTGTAAACTGCCGACGGGAGAGTGGGGCTGCTGCCCTCTGGTCAAG gcAGTCTGTTGTGCGGACCACGAGCACTGTTGTCCTCAGGGATACACCTGCAACATGGAGACGGGAACATGCGAGAAGAAAAACTACGGCGGGTTAACGCACGCCGTACCTCAGGTCCGAGTGGCGCGGCCCGAGCCGGCGGCCTCGGAGGAAGAGGCGGGCGTACCGTGTGACGGCACGGGAGAATTTCACTGCTCCGAGCACGACACGTGCTGTAAGGCGTCTGCCTCAGAGTGGGCCTGCTGCCCCTCACCAAag GCCGTCTGCTGCTCGGACTCAAAGCACTGCTGCCCCGCAGGATACACCTGCGACCTGAAGGGTGGAGGTTGCACCGTGAAGAGCACGCAATCGCTGACCTGGGACACGTTCTTTggggacagaaagagagactttctccCTCGCGGACTTTAA
- the LOC131448111 gene encoding protein FAM171A2 isoform X1 gives MRDNYTSRLLLLVSVCAVWEALAKSLPDQGAFEVQIKVQVFDSGDLSPLADAHVQVHGNQTVLVSSRAGRDGVLRVNFLYRTGTWVIITASKQDYVTNSVPWHSSRIPLYASVSLYLLVQRPGTLILYDDVLQVLSGSPGARNQPVVQLHRKSLQLPSNSNYTALSAVMTTARSQYEIGGFPFLLGQETNSSGAETGWTDLTAVAVVSIQLFDKDGVAIQVSDPIHISVPLPSDTRNRMATSVPAWLFQPKTGLWVKTGVGYIKKEGAQFVWNVVVPQMGYWLAAFPTSSGLGLSHPGLRDITTYHTLFLLSILGSLALLVLILLCVLLYYCRCGERRRRRKCLKPRRQQGKPHSSNLNGAKRDQGTSMSRLNLICGGHAESGPSNDKSDMSPSRDYQSSREDLTKHVPAHMLRHTIGKNSSGSQRGESFPMKVTRATETNNLDNPLLHEDYNRSYSPMEGKESEYHRHHNANDNRGYASDPPSPPRFQGYVPSQSDKPPEYSATAADSLARPTSLNTQPGQIIFCSSIDQMKENMYRSMVPTLVIPAHYMRLPSEFSGKDGKDQKDQDKDGAQMGGGQQHHHHHSQKQGQQQHQGGSQGDDSEDPSWASDSSGGPVTIPVLFNDSTMAQMNGELQALTEKKLLELGVKQNPRAWFISLDGRANAHVRHSYIDAGNDLSGGGGIGFGGGSSSTPRDINLEPILDAQGRKTGMILKGKDERWGRKGHGVGSTGGKSYSKLAYPDHSEPSSSEGRPVSPEENSLTPLLDEGPSSQGSTIPRRGRSRVNSSRSSNSENRRDSMTSPEDDPDDKDENKKSPWQKIEDRPLMVFHPRK, from the exons AGGTGCAAATCAAGGTCCAGGTGTTTGACAGCGGCGACTTGTCACCGCTGGCGGACGCTCACGTGCAAGTCCACGGCAATCAAACCGTCTTAGTGTCCAGCAGAGCCGGCCGCGACGGAGTCCTGAGGGTCAACTTCCTGTACCGCACGGGAACATGGGTTATTATCACCGCCTCGAAACAAGACTACGTCACCAACTCTGTGCCGTGGCACTCCAGCCGCATCCCCT tgtatgcaTCAGTGAGCCTGTACCTTCTCGTACAGAGGCCGGGAACTCTGATTCTGTACGATGATGTCCTGCAGGTGCTCTCCGGGTCGCCAG gagCTCGTAATCAGCCCGTGGTGCAGCTGCACAGGAAGTCCCTGCAGTTGCCGTCCAACTCCAACTACACGGCGCTGTCTGCTGTGATGACAACGGCCAGGAGTCAGTACGAGATCGGCGGGTTCCCGTTTCTTCTGGGCCAAGAGACTAACAGCTCAG GTGCAGAAACAGGGTGGACAGACTTGACCGCTGTGGCCGTGGTCAGCATTCAGCTCTTTGACAAGGACGGCGTTGCGATCCAGGTCTCCGATCCGATACACATTTCTGTGCCGCTGCCGTCCGACACGCGCAACAGGATGGCCACAAGTGTACCTGCTTGGCTGTTTCAGCCTAAGACGG GATTGTGGGTTAAAACCGGAGTGGGCTACATCAAAAAGGAAGGAGCACAGTTTGTCTGGAACGTCGTGGTTCCTCAGATGGGATACTGGTTGGCTGCTTTTCCAACATCTTCAG GATTGGGTCTGTCCCACCCGGGCCTGAGGGACATCACCACATACCACACCCTGTTCCTGCTCTCCATCCTGGGATCACTGGCCCTGCTGGTGCTCATCCTGCTCTGTGTGCTGCTCTACTACTGCAGGTGTGGGGAGCGTAGGCGCAG GCGGAAGTGCTTGAAACCTCGTCGACAGCAGGGCAAACCGCACTCCTCCAATCTAAATGGAGCAAAGCGAGACCAGGGAACGTCCATGTCACGCCTAAATCTGATCTGTGGAGGTCATGCGGAGTCCGGTCCGTCCAATGACAAATCTGACATGTCCCCATCTCGAGACTACCAAAGTTCAAGGGAGGACTTAACCAAACATGTTCCAGCTCACATGCTGCGACACACAATTGGGAAAAATTCTTCAGGTTCCCAGCGAGGGGAAAGCTTCCCCATGAAAGTTACACGTGCCACAGAGACCAACAACTTGGACAACCCTTTGCTGCATGAAGACTACAATCGGAGCTACAGCCCTATGGAGGGCAAAGAGTCTGAATATCACAGGCACCACAATGCCAATGACAATCGAGGGTACGCCTCCGATCCCCCGTCCCCACCGCGCTTCCAGGGCTACGTGCCGAGCCAGTCCGACAAACCTCCAGAGTATTCAGCCACAGCTGCCGACAGCCTCGCGAGACCCACCTCGCTCAACACCCAACCAGGTCAGATCATCTTTTGCAGCTCCATCGACCAGATGAAGGAGAACATGTACCGGAGTATGGTCCCGACCCTGGTGATTCCGGCCCACTACATGCGTCTGCCCTCTGAGTTTTCTGGAAAAGATGGAAAGGACCAGAAGGACCAAGACAAAGATGGTGCACAGATGGGAGGAGGCCAAcagcatcatcaccaccatTCCCAGAAACAaggtcagcagcagcaccagggaGGATCCCAAGGTGACGACTCTGAGGACCCAAGCTGGGCGTCCGACTCCTCTGGTGGACCCGTGACCATCCCTGTGCTCTTCAACGACTCCACAATGGCTCAGATGAACGGAGAACTGCAGGCACTGACTGAGAAGAAGCTCCTGGAGCTGGGTGTAAAACAGAATCCCCGGGCGTGGTTCATCTCTCTGGACGGACGAGCTAACGCTCATGTGCGCCACTCCTACATCGATGCTGGAAACGACCTCAGTGGTGGCGGCGGTATTGGATTTGGAGGTGGTTCCAGCAGCACTCCCCGAGACATAAACCTGGAACCAATTCTGGACGCCCAAGGACGGAAAACAGGAATGATCCTGAAGGGAAAAGATGAGCGCTGGGGACGAAAGGGCCACGGTGTCGGCAGCACGGGTGGAAAGAGTTACTCCAAGTTGGCCTACCCCGACCACAGCGAGCCCAGCAGCAGCGAGGGACGCCCGGTCTCACCTGAGGAGAACTCCCTCACCCCGCTTCTGGATGAAGGTCCATCTTCTCAGGGATCCACCATCCCCAGACGAGGACGCAGCCGCGTgaacagcagccgcagcagcaatAGCGAGAACCGCCGCGACTCCATGACCAGCCCCGAGGATGATCCCGATGACAAGGATGAGAACAAGAAGAGCCCGTGGCAGAAGATTGAGGACAGACCTCTCATGGTCTTCCATCCAAGGaagtga
- the LOC131448111 gene encoding protein FAM171A2 isoform X2 produces the protein MRDNYTSRLLLLVSVCAVWEALAKSLPDQGAFEVQIKVQVFDSGDLSPLADAHVQVHGNQTVLVSSRAGRDGVLRVNFLYRTGTWVIITASKQDYVTNSVPWHSSRIPLYASVSLYLLVQRPGTLILYDDVLQVLSGSPGARNQPVVQLHRKSLQLPSNSNYTALSAVMTTARSQYEIGGFPFLLGQETNSSGAETGWTDLTAVAVVSIQLFDKDGVAIQVSDPIHISVPLPSDTRNRMATSVPAWLFQPKTGLWVKTGVGYIKKEGAQFVWNVVVPQMGYWLAAFPTSSGLGLSHPGLRDITTYHTLFLLSILGSLALLVLILLCVLLYYCRRKCLKPRRQQGKPHSSNLNGAKRDQGTSMSRLNLICGGHAESGPSNDKSDMSPSRDYQSSREDLTKHVPAHMLRHTIGKNSSGSQRGESFPMKVTRATETNNLDNPLLHEDYNRSYSPMEGKESEYHRHHNANDNRGYASDPPSPPRFQGYVPSQSDKPPEYSATAADSLARPTSLNTQPGQIIFCSSIDQMKENMYRSMVPTLVIPAHYMRLPSEFSGKDGKDQKDQDKDGAQMGGGQQHHHHHSQKQGQQQHQGGSQGDDSEDPSWASDSSGGPVTIPVLFNDSTMAQMNGELQALTEKKLLELGVKQNPRAWFISLDGRANAHVRHSYIDAGNDLSGGGGIGFGGGSSSTPRDINLEPILDAQGRKTGMILKGKDERWGRKGHGVGSTGGKSYSKLAYPDHSEPSSSEGRPVSPEENSLTPLLDEGPSSQGSTIPRRGRSRVNSSRSSNSENRRDSMTSPEDDPDDKDENKKSPWQKIEDRPLMVFHPRK, from the exons AGGTGCAAATCAAGGTCCAGGTGTTTGACAGCGGCGACTTGTCACCGCTGGCGGACGCTCACGTGCAAGTCCACGGCAATCAAACCGTCTTAGTGTCCAGCAGAGCCGGCCGCGACGGAGTCCTGAGGGTCAACTTCCTGTACCGCACGGGAACATGGGTTATTATCACCGCCTCGAAACAAGACTACGTCACCAACTCTGTGCCGTGGCACTCCAGCCGCATCCCCT tgtatgcaTCAGTGAGCCTGTACCTTCTCGTACAGAGGCCGGGAACTCTGATTCTGTACGATGATGTCCTGCAGGTGCTCTCCGGGTCGCCAG gagCTCGTAATCAGCCCGTGGTGCAGCTGCACAGGAAGTCCCTGCAGTTGCCGTCCAACTCCAACTACACGGCGCTGTCTGCTGTGATGACAACGGCCAGGAGTCAGTACGAGATCGGCGGGTTCCCGTTTCTTCTGGGCCAAGAGACTAACAGCTCAG GTGCAGAAACAGGGTGGACAGACTTGACCGCTGTGGCCGTGGTCAGCATTCAGCTCTTTGACAAGGACGGCGTTGCGATCCAGGTCTCCGATCCGATACACATTTCTGTGCCGCTGCCGTCCGACACGCGCAACAGGATGGCCACAAGTGTACCTGCTTGGCTGTTTCAGCCTAAGACGG GATTGTGGGTTAAAACCGGAGTGGGCTACATCAAAAAGGAAGGAGCACAGTTTGTCTGGAACGTCGTGGTTCCTCAGATGGGATACTGGTTGGCTGCTTTTCCAACATCTTCAG GATTGGGTCTGTCCCACCCGGGCCTGAGGGACATCACCACATACCACACCCTGTTCCTGCTCTCCATCCTGGGATCACTGGCCCTGCTGGTGCTCATCCTGCTCTGTGTGCTGCTCTACTACTGCAG GCGGAAGTGCTTGAAACCTCGTCGACAGCAGGGCAAACCGCACTCCTCCAATCTAAATGGAGCAAAGCGAGACCAGGGAACGTCCATGTCACGCCTAAATCTGATCTGTGGAGGTCATGCGGAGTCCGGTCCGTCCAATGACAAATCTGACATGTCCCCATCTCGAGACTACCAAAGTTCAAGGGAGGACTTAACCAAACATGTTCCAGCTCACATGCTGCGACACACAATTGGGAAAAATTCTTCAGGTTCCCAGCGAGGGGAAAGCTTCCCCATGAAAGTTACACGTGCCACAGAGACCAACAACTTGGACAACCCTTTGCTGCATGAAGACTACAATCGGAGCTACAGCCCTATGGAGGGCAAAGAGTCTGAATATCACAGGCACCACAATGCCAATGACAATCGAGGGTACGCCTCCGATCCCCCGTCCCCACCGCGCTTCCAGGGCTACGTGCCGAGCCAGTCCGACAAACCTCCAGAGTATTCAGCCACAGCTGCCGACAGCCTCGCGAGACCCACCTCGCTCAACACCCAACCAGGTCAGATCATCTTTTGCAGCTCCATCGACCAGATGAAGGAGAACATGTACCGGAGTATGGTCCCGACCCTGGTGATTCCGGCCCACTACATGCGTCTGCCCTCTGAGTTTTCTGGAAAAGATGGAAAGGACCAGAAGGACCAAGACAAAGATGGTGCACAGATGGGAGGAGGCCAAcagcatcatcaccaccatTCCCAGAAACAaggtcagcagcagcaccagggaGGATCCCAAGGTGACGACTCTGAGGACCCAAGCTGGGCGTCCGACTCCTCTGGTGGACCCGTGACCATCCCTGTGCTCTTCAACGACTCCACAATGGCTCAGATGAACGGAGAACTGCAGGCACTGACTGAGAAGAAGCTCCTGGAGCTGGGTGTAAAACAGAATCCCCGGGCGTGGTTCATCTCTCTGGACGGACGAGCTAACGCTCATGTGCGCCACTCCTACATCGATGCTGGAAACGACCTCAGTGGTGGCGGCGGTATTGGATTTGGAGGTGGTTCCAGCAGCACTCCCCGAGACATAAACCTGGAACCAATTCTGGACGCCCAAGGACGGAAAACAGGAATGATCCTGAAGGGAAAAGATGAGCGCTGGGGACGAAAGGGCCACGGTGTCGGCAGCACGGGTGGAAAGAGTTACTCCAAGTTGGCCTACCCCGACCACAGCGAGCCCAGCAGCAGCGAGGGACGCCCGGTCTCACCTGAGGAGAACTCCCTCACCCCGCTTCTGGATGAAGGTCCATCTTCTCAGGGATCCACCATCCCCAGACGAGGACGCAGCCGCGTgaacagcagccgcagcagcaatAGCGAGAACCGCCGCGACTCCATGACCAGCCCCGAGGATGATCCCGATGACAAGGATGAGAACAAGAAGAGCCCGTGGCAGAAGATTGAGGACAGACCTCTCATGGTCTTCCATCCAAGGaagtga